Proteins from a single region of Barnesiella propionica:
- a CDS encoding NAD(P)H-hydrate dehydratase, with the protein MKIFSTNDIRTLDEYTIEHEPISHIDLMERVASAMSLEILSRWPRSTRLYVFAGPGNNGGDALAVARILCDHGYAPIVYLFNTCPEKGLSPCTQTNKERLMECESLQFTEIKDEFIPPQLTDSDLVIDGLFGAGLNKPLSGGFVSLVRLINDSGAQVVSIDIPSGLFGENNLENNPRDIIRAVLTLSIQFPKLAFLMSENARYVGEFKIIDAGLHPDILEERPSPYSLVERCDVSQLLPVRTRFSDKRDYGHVLLIAGQYGMMGAAVLSARAVMHAGAGLVTVHAPRCGYDILQTAVPEALFEPDKNETQLTEILIKRRYQAIAVGPGIGCNDASIKALADLLRQLRYPAVFDADALNCIAKKPDLLAQLPAYSVITPHVKEFDRMFGIHATDYQRLEEAVEVARRYKLVVVLKGAYTATVLPEGNVFFNSSGNSGMATAGSGDVLTGVITGLMAQGLSAPQAAVTGVFLHGMAGDLAAENESEEFITANDIINYLGKAYRQIK; encoded by the coding sequence ATGAAAATTTTTTCTACGAATGATATAAGAACGCTGGATGAATATACGATCGAACATGAACCCATATCTCATATAGATCTTATGGAAAGAGTAGCTTCCGCTATGTCCCTTGAGATCTTGTCCCGCTGGCCCCGCAGTACGCGTCTGTACGTGTTCGCGGGTCCCGGAAATAACGGGGGTGATGCTCTTGCCGTAGCCCGTATATTATGCGACCATGGTTACGCCCCCATCGTATATTTGTTCAATACCTGTCCTGAAAAAGGATTATCGCCGTGTACGCAGACGAATAAAGAGCGGTTGATGGAATGCGAGTCCTTGCAGTTTACCGAGATTAAGGACGAATTTATTCCCCCTCAGTTAACGGACAGCGATTTGGTTATAGACGGATTGTTCGGAGCCGGACTCAATAAGCCTCTTTCGGGAGGATTCGTTTCTCTGGTACGGCTTATTAATGATTCGGGAGCCCAGGTCGTTTCTATCGATATACCTTCGGGACTTTTCGGAGAAAATAATTTGGAGAATAATCCCCGGGATATCATACGTGCGGTTCTTACTCTTTCGATCCAATTTCCAAAGCTGGCTTTCCTGATGTCCGAAAACGCCCGGTACGTAGGGGAATTTAAGATTATCGACGCCGGTTTGCATCCCGATATTCTGGAAGAACGGCCTTCCCCGTACAGTCTGGTGGAGCGTTGTGACGTGTCCCAGTTGCTCCCTGTCCGCACCCGTTTCTCCGATAAACGGGATTACGGGCATGTCTTGTTGATTGCCGGACAATATGGGATGATGGGAGCTGCTGTATTGTCGGCCAGGGCGGTGATGCATGCCGGAGCCGGTCTGGTCACCGTCCATGCGCCCCGTTGCGGATACGATATTCTGCAGACGGCCGTTCCCGAAGCTCTTTTTGAACCGGATAAAAATGAGACACAACTGACTGAAATATTGATAAAGCGGAGATACCAGGCTATTGCCGTAGGTCCGGGAATCGGTTGTAACGACGCATCCATAAAGGCCTTGGCCGATTTACTCCGGCAGTTACGTTATCCTGCTGTTTTCGATGCCGATGCCCTTAATTGCATAGCTAAGAAACCCGACTTGCTGGCGCAGCTTCCGGCTTATTCTGTTATAACTCCTCATGTGAAAGAGTTCGACCGTATGTTCGGGATTCATGCGACCGATTATCAGAGGCTGGAAGAAGCCGTAGAGGTAGCGCGCCGCTATAAACTGGTCGTTGTCCTCAAAGGAGCTTATACAGCTACCGTTTTACCGGAAGGAAATGTCTTTTTCAATAGTTCGGGCAATTCCGGTATGGCTACGGCGGGAAGCGGTGACGTCCTTACCGGGGTGATTACCGGATTGATGGCTCAGGGACTTTCTGCTCCTCAGGCGGCTGTTACGGGGGTGTTTTTGCATGGTATGGCCGGAGACCTGGCAGCCGAAAATGAGTCGGAAGAGTTTATTACGGCGAATGATATAATTAATTACTTGGGCAAAGCATACCGGCAGATAAAATAA
- the hpt gene encoding hypoxanthine phosphoribosyltransferase encodes MSTIQIKDRLFKPYIDRSSIDSAVKRLAAQMNKDLAGKRPLFLCVLNGAFMFAADLFREINVDAEITFIRMKSYEGTQSTGIIKQIYGLQEDIKDRTVVIVEDIVDTGFTMQNLKKQLEEKNPKEIKVATLLFKPDSLQCDVKLDYVAFEIPKAFIVGYGLDYDELGRNLKDIYVVTE; translated from the coding sequence ATGAGCACAATTCAGATCAAGGACCGTCTGTTTAAACCCTATATAGACCGTAGTAGTATTGATTCTGCCGTTAAACGTTTGGCTGCTCAGATGAACAAAGACCTGGCGGGGAAAAGGCCTCTCTTTCTTTGTGTACTGAACGGAGCTTTCATGTTCGCTGCCGATCTCTTCCGGGAAATAAACGTCGATGCCGAAATAACTTTCATCCGTATGAAATCTTATGAAGGCACACAGTCCACAGGTATTATCAAACAGATTTACGGATTGCAGGAAGATATTAAAGACCGCACCGTCGTTATCGTGGAAGACATCGTAGACACAGGATTCACCATGCAGAACCTGAAAAAGCAACTGGAAGAGAAAAACCCCAAAGAAATAAAGGTAGCGACTCTGCTGTTCAAACCCGATTCGTTACAATGCGACGTGAAACTCGATTACGTGGCATTTGAAATTCCGAAAGCATTTATCGTAGGATACGGACTGGATTACGACGAGTTGGGACGTAATCTCAAAGACATATATGTAGTTACCGAATAA
- a CDS encoding adenylate kinase, whose translation MFNVVIFGAPGSGKGTQSERIISEYGLFHISTGDVLREQIAKGTELGKIADSYISKGQLIPDELMIDILSQVLDANPQAGKGVIFDGFPRTIEQAKALKKMLALREAEVDVVVGLEVEEEELIERLLKRGQVSGRSDDNLDTIKKRLHVYHNQTKPLKDYYVKEGKYKQIKGTGTVENIFNSIKETISKL comes from the coding sequence ATGTTTAATGTAGTGATTTTTGGTGCTCCGGGCTCCGGGAAAGGAACACAGAGCGAACGGATTATCTCGGAATATGGATTATTCCATATATCAACGGGTGACGTATTACGTGAGCAGATTGCCAAAGGAACAGAATTGGGAAAGATCGCCGATTCTTATATATCGAAAGGGCAGCTTATTCCGGACGAATTGATGATCGACATCTTATCACAGGTACTTGATGCCAACCCCCAAGCCGGGAAAGGTGTAATTTTTGACGGTTTTCCCCGCACCATCGAACAGGCTAAAGCTTTAAAAAAAATGCTGGCCTTACGCGAGGCCGAAGTAGACGTAGTTGTAGGACTTGAAGTGGAAGAGGAGGAACTGATCGAACGCTTACTGAAACGCGGACAGGTATCGGGCCGCTCCGACGACAATCTGGACACGATAAAAAAACGTCTGCATGTATATCACAACCAGACGAAACCTCTCAAAGATTACTATGTAAAAGAGGGAAAATATAAACAGATCAAAGGAACCGGAACAGTAGAGAATATCTTTAATTCAATTAAGGAAACGATTTCCAAACTATAA
- the obgE gene encoding GTPase ObgE, giving the protein MAGSNFVDYVKIYCRSGKGGAGAMHLYRAKYITKGGPDGGDGGRGGNIILRANRNLWTLLHLKFARHVFAGNGGSGGQNRSFGKDGEDRVIEVPCGTAVFDSETGEFLCEATEDGEEIILLKGGRGGLGNWHFRSATNQTPRYAQPGEPAVERSVILELKLLADVGLVGFPNAGKSTLLSTLSAAKPKIADYPFTTLEPNLGIVSYRDNRSFVMADIPGIIEGASEGKGLGLRFLRHIERNALLLFMVPADSDNIRKEYEILLNEVATFNPELLDKQRVLAVTKCDMLDEELLTAIKEDLPDIPSVFISSVTGMGITELKDLLWKELNDEKNRVLTLTHRDLDESHRVKEEDDFDLTGDKNEDEEDNFTEEDWE; this is encoded by the coding sequence ATGGCAGGCTCAAACTTTGTAGATTACGTAAAAATTTATTGCCGATCGGGAAAAGGAGGCGCTGGCGCGATGCATTTATATCGGGCCAAGTATATCACCAAAGGGGGACCGGACGGCGGAGACGGGGGCCGGGGAGGAAATATCATCCTGCGTGCTAACCGCAATTTGTGGACTTTGCTCCACCTGAAATTCGCCCGCCATGTCTTCGCCGGCAACGGTGGTTCGGGAGGACAAAACCGGAGTTTCGGTAAAGACGGGGAAGACCGCGTCATCGAAGTTCCTTGCGGAACAGCCGTATTCGACTCCGAAACCGGAGAGTTCCTGTGCGAAGCTACCGAAGACGGAGAAGAAATAATTCTGTTGAAAGGAGGCCGGGGAGGACTAGGGAACTGGCATTTCCGCTCTGCTACCAATCAAACTCCCCGTTATGCACAGCCGGGAGAACCTGCCGTGGAACGTTCCGTTATTCTGGAACTCAAGTTACTGGCCGATGTAGGATTGGTAGGCTTTCCTAATGCAGGAAAATCTACTTTGTTATCTACCCTATCGGCGGCAAAACCTAAAATAGCCGACTACCCTTTCACGACCCTCGAACCGAACTTAGGGATTGTATCTTACCGTGACAACCGCTCTTTTGTCATGGCAGATATTCCGGGCATTATCGAAGGAGCGAGTGAAGGCAAAGGACTGGGGCTGCGTTTTCTCCGGCATATAGAACGGAACGCATTATTATTATTTATGGTCCCGGCCGATTCTGACAATATCCGCAAAGAATACGAAATTCTTCTCAACGAAGTAGCAACATTCAATCCCGAACTGCTTGACAAACAACGCGTACTCGCCGTTACAAAATGCGATATGCTGGACGAAGAATTGCTAACCGCCATAAAAGAAGATCTGCCCGATATTCCTTCTGTTTTCATATCATCGGTCACAGGTATGGGAATTACCGAATTAAAAGACCTCTTGTGGAAAGAACTAAACGACGAAAAGAACCGGGTACTAACCCTTACCCACAGGGACCTGGACGAAAGCCACAGGGTAAAAGAAGAAGATGATTTCGACCTGACCGGGGATAAGAATGAGGACGAAGAAGACAACTTCACAGAAGAAGACTGGGAATGA
- the pgeF gene encoding peptidoglycan editing factor PgeF — MIVRKEKNIELLSFPLFSTFKEIENFVTTRNGITEGDNYSAFNLSPYCGDNPARVKKNREQLASVLNITPDRLITPFQTHGNRIFCLDSNFFLLNSENKEKQLLGIDSLITSCPRTAIAVSTADCVPVLLFDPVNKVIAAIHAGWRGTVSHIVSKTIEEMKIRYNTTTENLFAAIGPSIGPEYFEVGDEVFEAFRNAGYKMEYIAGKRIGNKKYHIDLWGANTEELLTAGLSPDHINVSGLCTYSHNDKFFSARKLGISSGRILTGIMLNKS; from the coding sequence ATGATAGTCCGCAAAGAAAAGAATATCGAACTATTATCATTTCCCCTATTCAGTACGTTCAAGGAAATAGAAAATTTTGTTACCACCCGAAATGGGATAACAGAGGGGGACAACTATTCTGCATTCAATTTAAGTCCGTATTGTGGGGACAATCCCGCCAGAGTAAAAAAGAACCGGGAACAATTGGCTTCTGTACTGAATATAACGCCGGACAGATTAATAACACCTTTTCAGACTCACGGGAACCGGATATTTTGTTTGGATAGCAACTTTTTCCTTCTCAATTCGGAAAACAAAGAAAAACAATTACTGGGAATAGATTCTCTTATAACTTCTTGCCCGCGAACCGCCATTGCAGTATCCACGGCCGATTGTGTACCTGTTCTTTTATTTGATCCCGTCAACAAAGTTATCGCAGCCATCCATGCCGGATGGAGAGGAACCGTCTCCCACATTGTATCGAAGACTATCGAAGAAATGAAAATACGGTACAATACAACAACAGAAAATCTATTTGCAGCAATAGGCCCGTCTATCGGTCCTGAATATTTCGAAGTAGGAGATGAAGTATTTGAAGCCTTCCGGAATGCCGGTTATAAAATGGAATATATTGCCGGAAAACGGATAGGTAATAAGAAATACCATATAGATTTATGGGGAGCCAATACGGAAGAATTACTCACGGCGGGGCTTTCTCCCGACCACATAAATGTCTCCGGTCTCTGTACTTATTCTCATAACGATAAATTCTTTTCCGCACGTAAACTCGGTATTTCGTCGGGCCGTATATTAACCGGCATTATGCTCAACAAATCATAA
- a CDS encoding RNA polymerase sigma-70 factor encodes MNKELENKNNELSIETNKKHFVDNILAESQLLTDLQNDKSKAFDIIFNKYYKDMVLFAQNYIEARTESEDIVQSVFLNLWNHRKDLYINTSLKSYLLKSVRNLCLNQLRHSDIRREYQKYMTEENNILSEHNTENYLLYSELHAHINSAMKKLPENQQVVFILSRINGLKYKEISQRLNISERTVEVRISKALKTLQHLLQDFLISSLIFLFFKIL; translated from the coding sequence ATGAATAAAGAGCTTGAAAATAAGAATAATGAATTGTCTATCGAAACAAACAAAAAACATTTTGTTGATAATATATTAGCAGAATCACAGCTATTAACCGATCTGCAGAATGACAAATCCAAAGCTTTCGATATCATTTTCAATAAATATTACAAAGACATGGTCCTGTTCGCCCAAAATTATATCGAAGCACGTACAGAAAGCGAAGATATAGTACAATCGGTATTTCTTAACTTATGGAATCACCGCAAAGATTTATATATCAACACATCTCTCAAATCTTATCTGTTAAAATCCGTTCGCAATTTATGCCTCAACCAATTGAGACATTCCGATATACGCCGGGAATATCAAAAATATATGACCGAAGAAAATAATATTTTATCCGAACATAATACAGAAAATTATCTCCTTTATTCGGAACTTCATGCCCATATTAATTCTGCAATGAAAAAACTGCCCGAGAACCAACAGGTGGTTTTTATTTTAAGCAGAATTAATGGCTTGAAATACAAAGAAATATCACAAAGGCTCAATATATCTGAAAGGACCGTTGAAGTGCGGATAAGTAAAGCGTTAAAAACCTTGCAACATTTACTTCAGGATTTCCTCATTTCATCTCTTATATTTCTTTTTTTTAAAATTCTCTGA
- a CDS encoding FecR family protein: protein MDLSKENIDILIIRYLSDDICPEERKVLESWVKEQDTNHTYFQQMKNMWEITNPALDPDSISVSQALKQVHKLAGIKSPKEQFFIYWQRIAAILILPLIATFLIILFYTSATQEYKQIVYQEISAPYGSRLHINLPDGSIVYLNSGGKLKFPTIFKAGERNVYLNGEAYFEVESDKSNPFVVHTNAIDVKATGTIFNVEGYDNDTLYAVTMMSGKVQVSIDKKHETIDITKGERVSYNVKKHNYTVEDVDPYKWCAWKDGNLIFRDEPLINVLKKIGQVYNAEIIVQDTALSKHLYRATFKNESLDDILRLIKKTVPLSYIEKGNIRGNDGTFTKRCIIVERLN from the coding sequence ATGGATTTATCAAAAGAAAATATTGACATCCTTATTATCCGGTATTTATCGGACGATATTTGCCCTGAAGAACGCAAAGTTTTAGAATCCTGGGTAAAAGAACAGGATACGAACCACACATATTTCCAACAAATGAAAAATATGTGGGAAATAACAAATCCGGCACTTGATCCGGATTCCATCTCTGTATCACAAGCCCTCAAACAAGTACACAAACTTGCAGGCATAAAATCCCCAAAAGAACAATTTTTCATTTACTGGCAACGTATTGCAGCGATTCTCATATTACCACTTATTGCCACGTTTTTAATTATATTATTTTATACATCCGCCACCCAAGAATATAAGCAAATCGTATATCAGGAAATTTCCGCTCCGTATGGTTCCCGGCTTCATATAAATTTACCGGACGGTTCCATCGTTTACCTGAATTCAGGCGGAAAACTTAAATTCCCTACTATATTCAAAGCCGGAGAACGTAATGTTTATTTAAACGGTGAAGCTTATTTTGAAGTTGAATCTGACAAATCAAATCCGTTTGTTGTACATACAAATGCCATAGACGTTAAAGCTACCGGAACCATATTTAATGTAGAAGGATACGATAATGATACTCTTTATGCGGTTACTATGATGAGTGGCAAAGTACAAGTATCGATAGATAAAAAACACGAAACAATAGATATTACAAAAGGAGAACGCGTCAGTTACAATGTAAAAAAACATAATTATACTGTAGAAGATGTAGATCCTTACAAATGGTGCGCCTGGAAAGACGGTAACCTTATTTTCAGGGACGAACCACTCATCAATGTCCTCAAAAAAATAGGACAGGTTTATAATGCAGAAATAATTGTACAAGACACCGCTCTTTCGAAACATTTATACAGAGCCACTTTTAAAAATGAATCATTAGACGATATATTAAGGCTGATAAAAAAAACCGTACCTCTATCTTATATTGAGAAAGGAAACATACGAGGTAACGACGGAACTTTTACCAAGCGATGTATCATCGTCGAAAGATTGAACTGA
- a CDS encoding TonB-dependent receptor encodes MNYISIHKNRRRYNIPYPIPGQKAFICLFLLIISSTLAAFGNNNPSQDGTLSLNMQNVTVERVLNQIETETDYTFLYNKQMVDVTRKVSITVKNKPIKIVLASLFDGSGVSYSIDGKQIVLSKEEQKTRSQNSHRISGTVVDAVGEAIIGATVIVKGTSNGTATDINGEFKLTAPSGGTLSVSYIGYVPQELKIGNKTVFNITLNEDTKTLEEVVVVGFGKQKKESVIGAIQSVKSEDIKLPTTNLSNTFAGRIAGIISVQKSGEPGADGANFWIRGVGTFASAQSPLILIDGTESSSYDLNALAPEVIESFSVLKDATATALYGSRGANGVMLVTTKSGQLGGKPTINIRIEGRMSMPTQIPKIADAYTYMNMFNEAVEARTPGAAPIFSDDQINGVKNHLDPYMYPNIDWYGEMFKDVTYDQAVNLNVSGGGNRMDYFISATFNNDMGMVKTSNDNPFKNNISNLRYSFQSNVNAHITKTTKVGVKLNMQIQDYKGPSNSISYIFNRVMWAPPALYPIKFPNIPGTNYSAYGNKSGGPQNDRYANPYAELSAGIEERFRTTAMAAFTFDQDLKFITPGLKVSALFSLKNFSSTTCSRTFVPSYFQIDPNAFGIEQPEGEYPYVLKAVNDNGTNAITAKNSSSGDRLLNTNISINYERKFLKVHDVAAQLVYLQRGYYKNTPGSASYNDALGERNQGLAGRLTYDFDKRYFFEFNFGYSGSDNFVKGKQFGFFPSYALGYIISNENFFAPLTDVVSLLKIRGSYGTVGNSASSIRFPGITNVTMNGAGYAFGENFQKTPNGAIVSAYGNENATWEVAKKTNVGIELGLFDQKVLLIADYFYENRNSILMQRKSVAATTGIGGATALANIGRVKNQGIDMSLEYNHAFRKDVILSVKGNLTYAVNELVDKDEPFYKWDYQYEKGGPLNRIGPAYIADGLFKDENDIKTSKDQSAVMPNIKPGDIKYKDLNNDGIINEYDRKYIGDPYIPQIIYGFGGSLQYKKWDFSVFFQGAAKVSIYLDNIHPFGTYYSNVLQFVADDYWSESNPNPNASYPRLAHTVGAENTNQKSTFWLRSGAFLRLKNAEIGFNHKFMRIYLSGSNLLTFTGFKYWDPEIGGSNNGSDSNGNGLVYPLQRVINLGIQFKF; translated from the coding sequence ATGAATTATATTTCTATTCACAAAAATAGGAGGCGATATAATATACCCTATCCTATTCCAGGACAAAAAGCCTTCATCTGCTTATTTTTACTCATTATTTCAAGCACATTAGCCGCATTCGGTAATAATAATCCGTCACAAGACGGAACCTTAAGTCTGAACATGCAGAATGTTACCGTAGAGCGAGTGCTGAACCAAATCGAAACTGAAACGGACTACACATTTCTCTATAACAAACAGATGGTAGACGTTACCAGAAAAGTAAGTATAACCGTTAAAAACAAACCTATTAAAATCGTCCTGGCAAGTCTGTTCGACGGTTCAGGAGTGTCTTATTCAATAGACGGAAAACAAATCGTCTTAAGCAAAGAAGAACAAAAGACACGGTCTCAAAACAGCCATAGAATTTCAGGAACCGTAGTAGATGCAGTAGGCGAAGCAATTATCGGTGCGACTGTTATAGTAAAAGGAACCAGTAACGGTACAGCTACCGACATCAATGGGGAATTTAAGTTAACAGCTCCGTCCGGCGGAACCTTATCTGTTTCATATATCGGATATGTTCCTCAGGAATTAAAAATCGGAAACAAAACGGTATTCAACATCACATTAAACGAAGATACGAAAACATTGGAAGAAGTTGTAGTTGTCGGTTTCGGAAAACAAAAGAAAGAAAGCGTTATTGGAGCTATTCAATCGGTAAAATCAGAAGACATTAAACTGCCGACTACGAATCTCTCCAACACTTTTGCAGGTCGTATAGCCGGTATAATCTCTGTCCAGAAATCCGGTGAACCAGGAGCCGATGGGGCCAATTTCTGGATCCGCGGCGTAGGTACATTCGCATCGGCACAAAGCCCTTTGATACTTATTGATGGTACAGAATCAAGTTCTTACGATTTAAATGCTCTTGCTCCTGAAGTTATTGAAAGCTTTTCGGTATTGAAAGATGCGACGGCCACGGCGTTATACGGTTCACGGGGCGCAAACGGCGTTATGTTGGTAACAACGAAGTCCGGACAATTGGGGGGTAAACCTACCATCAATATCCGTATCGAAGGCCGTATGTCCATGCCCACTCAAATACCCAAAATAGCCGATGCTTATACATACATGAATATGTTTAACGAAGCTGTTGAAGCCCGCACTCCGGGAGCAGCCCCCATATTCTCGGACGATCAAATCAACGGAGTCAAGAATCATCTGGATCCTTATATGTATCCCAATATAGACTGGTATGGAGAAATGTTCAAAGATGTCACCTACGATCAGGCTGTTAACCTGAATGTTTCGGGAGGCGGAAACCGGATGGATTATTTCATCAGCGCCACCTTCAATAATGATATGGGTATGGTAAAAACATCTAATGATAACCCATTTAAGAACAATATATCTAATTTACGATATTCATTCCAGTCTAACGTCAATGCTCATATCACAAAAACGACAAAAGTGGGCGTTAAACTGAATATGCAGATACAGGACTATAAAGGACCGTCCAATAGCATCAGTTATATATTTAACCGGGTTATGTGGGCTCCTCCCGCTTTATATCCCATCAAGTTCCCGAATATACCGGGAACGAACTACTCAGCTTATGGCAATAAGTCCGGAGGCCCGCAAAACGACCGTTATGCAAATCCTTATGCCGAGTTATCCGCTGGAATTGAAGAACGGTTCCGGACAACCGCCATGGCCGCATTTACGTTTGATCAGGATTTAAAATTCATCACACCAGGATTAAAAGTAAGCGCTCTTTTTTCTTTGAAAAACTTCAGTTCCACTACTTGCAGCCGTACTTTTGTCCCATCTTATTTCCAGATCGACCCGAACGCATTCGGTATAGAACAACCGGAAGGAGAATATCCATATGTACTCAAAGCCGTGAACGATAATGGAACCAATGCTATTACGGCAAAAAATTCAAGCTCGGGAGACAGGTTACTGAATACGAATATTTCCATTAATTATGAACGAAAGTTTCTCAAAGTACATGATGTAGCCGCCCAGTTGGTATATTTACAACGGGGTTATTACAAAAACACTCCGGGAAGTGCCAGTTATAACGACGCATTGGGAGAACGGAATCAAGGGTTGGCAGGACGTTTAACCTATGATTTTGACAAGCGTTATTTCTTTGAATTCAACTTCGGGTATAGCGGTAGCGACAATTTTGTAAAAGGTAAACAATTCGGATTCTTCCCCTCTTACGCCCTTGGATATATTATTTCCAATGAAAATTTCTTCGCACCGTTAACCGACGTTGTAAGTTTGCTAAAGATCAGAGGTTCATACGGAACCGTAGGTAACTCCGCAAGTTCTATAAGATTCCCCGGTATCACCAATGTTACTATGAATGGAGCCGGATATGCATTCGGAGAAAACTTCCAGAAAACGCCTAACGGAGCTATTGTATCGGCTTACGGAAATGAAAATGCGACATGGGAAGTTGCCAAGAAAACAAATGTAGGTATTGAATTAGGGTTATTCGATCAAAAAGTTTTGCTCATCGCAGACTATTTTTATGAAAACCGTAACAGTATCTTAATGCAACGGAAATCCGTAGCTGCTACCACCGGTATCGGTGGTGCCACAGCATTGGCTAATATCGGACGTGTAAAAAATCAGGGGATAGACATGTCTTTAGAATACAATCATGCATTCCGTAAAGATGTCATACTATCTGTAAAAGGAAATCTTACTTATGCAGTCAATGAGCTGGTTGATAAAGACGAGCCATTTTATAAATGGGATTATCAATATGAGAAAGGCGGCCCGCTAAACAGAATCGGTCCCGCTTATATTGCCGACGGATTGTTCAAAGACGAGAATGATATCAAAACCAGCAAGGACCAATCGGCCGTTATGCCCAATATTAAACCCGGAGACATAAAATATAAAGACCTGAACAACGATGGAATAATCAATGAATACGACCGTAAATATATAGGAGATCCATATATTCCGCAAATAATTTACGGTTTCGGCGGCTCTCTTCAATACAAGAAATGGGATTTCTCCGTATTCTTCCAGGGAGCAGCTAAAGTATCTATTTATCTGGATAATATACATCCGTTCGGTACATATTATTCGAACGTCCTCCAATTCGTAGCTGACGATTACTGGTCGGAATCCAACCCGAATCCCAATGCTTCTTATCCAAGGCTTGCACATACAGTCGGAGCCGAAAATACGAACCAGAAATCAACATTCTGGTTAAGAAGCGGAGCTTTCTTACGCTTGAAAAACGCGGAAATAGGATTTAACCACAAATTTATGAGAATATATCTTTCAGGCTCCAACTTATTAACATTTACAGGCTTCAAATATTGGGATCCGGAAATTGGAGGAAGCAATAACGGAAGCGATAGCAACGGGAACGGTCTTGTGTATCCATTGCAAAGAGTTATTAATCTCGGTATTCAATTTAAATTCTAA